The proteins below are encoded in one region of Flavobacterium sp. IMCC34852:
- a CDS encoding AAA family ATPase, with translation MKKNNPISFLEDSFLSIKEYLEGEMNPKKPFFDEKFILQLKVETTSLLSLCETLNADQKIIKALNALINQNNTKEIQYKAEHFFLSDLITVYNQQSAKEDEKARFVLAYYFDVLKNHQFADANAIQTLNRLVANPDFKANLDHIRKQNVLHSIDQKSNQSFLITALSQTKSDKLQQTLEAMNNFATLAFNLSFDKAALDQIVASAQSKEKNSAVNNLPDNDSLEKVLEELHQLVGLEKVKNDVKELINLLEIQKRRDSEGLKNIDITLHTVFLGPPGTGKTSVARLLSRIYKHLGFLSKGQLYETDREGMIAGYVGQTATKVDKVVQESLGGVLFIDEAYALTQNLMGNDYGAEAVNTLLKRMEDHRDDLSVVVAGYTEPMKIFVESNPGLRSRFNRFFYFDHFTAEQLYQIFETFCKQSDFIIDESAKEKLEDTFDLLVDQKDDSFGNARVVRNLFEKCVQNQANRIIKLTKISKKTLKTFTEEDIPEPKDTQEQVSFSVDKK, from the coding sequence TTGAAAAAAAACAATCCCATATCGTTTTTAGAAGATTCTTTTTTATCAATAAAGGAATACTTGGAAGGAGAAATGAATCCGAAGAAACCTTTTTTTGATGAAAAATTCATCCTGCAATTAAAAGTCGAGACCACTTCGCTTTTATCATTGTGCGAAACACTGAATGCAGATCAAAAAATAATCAAAGCTCTGAACGCCTTGATTAATCAAAACAACACTAAAGAAATACAATACAAAGCCGAACATTTTTTCCTGTCGGATTTAATTACGGTGTATAACCAACAGTCGGCCAAGGAAGATGAAAAGGCAAGGTTTGTTTTGGCTTATTATTTTGATGTTTTGAAAAACCATCAATTTGCCGATGCTAATGCCATTCAGACCTTGAATAGGTTGGTCGCCAATCCTGATTTCAAAGCCAATTTAGACCATATCAGAAAGCAAAATGTTTTGCATTCCATTGACCAAAAAAGCAACCAAAGTTTTTTGATTACAGCATTGTCACAAACCAAGAGTGATAAACTTCAGCAGACTTTAGAGGCAATGAATAATTTTGCAACGTTGGCTTTTAACCTCAGTTTTGACAAAGCAGCCTTAGACCAAATTGTGGCCTCTGCCCAATCCAAAGAAAAAAACAGCGCAGTAAACAATCTTCCCGATAATGATTCGCTCGAAAAAGTGCTCGAAGAATTACACCAATTAGTCGGTTTAGAAAAAGTTAAAAACGATGTCAAAGAATTAATTAACCTCTTGGAAATCCAAAAAAGAAGGGATTCCGAAGGATTAAAAAACATTGATATTACTTTGCATACTGTATTCCTCGGACCTCCGGGAACCGGGAAAACTTCGGTGGCAAGATTGTTAAGCCGAATTTACAAACACTTAGGATTTTTATCCAAAGGACAACTCTACGAAACCGATCGTGAAGGAATGATTGCCGGGTATGTTGGACAAACAGCGACCAAAGTGGATAAAGTAGTTCAGGAAAGTCTAGGCGGCGTTCTTTTTATAGACGAAGCTTATGCGCTCACTCAAAACCTGATGGGGAATGACTACGGAGCCGAGGCAGTCAATACATTGCTGAAAAGAATGGAAGACCATCGCGATGATTTGTCGGTGGTAGTGGCCGGTTATACTGAGCCGATGAAAATATTTGTCGAATCAAATCCGGGTTTGCGCTCGCGTTTTAACCGCTTTTTTTATTTTGACCATTTCACAGCAGAGCAACTGTATCAAATTTTTGAAACGTTCTGCAAGCAATCTGATTTTATCATAGATGAAAGTGCCAAAGAAAAACTGGAAGACACATTTGACCTTTTGGTAGACCAAAAAGACGACAGCTTCGGAAACGCCAGAGTAGTGCGAAACTTGTTTGAAAAATGTGTTCAAAATCAGGCCAATCGCATCATTAAGTTGACTAAAATTTCGAAGAAAACCCTAAAAACCTTTACCGAAGAAGACATTCCGGAACCCAAAGACACCCAAGAGCAGGTTTCCTTTTCTGTAGATAAAAAATAG
- a CDS encoding ATP-binding cassette domain-containing protein: MDFSFKETVLYVENLSVAYDDTVIIKDINLTEKDVVRNGVDCTGQVIAFVGRSGRGKSTFFKALTGLVPLHTGKILIKDFESEDPAAAKMVKEGDIGLVNQKYTLFRHKTVTQTLRFALRKSTLSETEKDKKIKDYIHQWGLETCADKYPNELSGGQRQRTAIIEQLFSSDKFIVLDEPFSGLDVGNIEEVKQSFELLSSLSEYNTVIFSTHDIELALQLAQSIYVIGHPTINGEKKDYGTIVAKYDLREMGLAWKEVGEKHDKLYDEIVRQMMNS, encoded by the coding sequence ATGGATTTTTCATTTAAAGAAACAGTATTATATGTTGAAAATCTAAGCGTGGCTTATGACGACACGGTAATCATTAAAGATATTAACCTAACCGAAAAAGATGTTGTGAGAAACGGTGTGGATTGTACCGGACAAGTAATCGCTTTTGTAGGCAGATCAGGCCGAGGCAAATCTACTTTTTTCAAAGCCTTAACCGGATTAGTGCCTTTGCATACCGGTAAAATTTTAATCAAAGATTTTGAAAGCGAAGATCCGGCAGCCGCCAAAATGGTAAAAGAAGGTGACATCGGTTTGGTAAACCAAAAATACACGTTGTTCCGACATAAAACAGTGACCCAAACCCTCAGGTTTGCCCTGAGAAAAAGCACACTTTCAGAAACTGAAAAAGATAAAAAAATAAAAGATTACATTCACCAATGGGGTTTAGAAACCTGCGCCGATAAATACCCGAATGAATTGTCGGGCGGACAGCGTCAGAGAACGGCCATCATTGAGCAGCTTTTCTCTTCGGATAAATTCATTGTGCTCGACGAACCATTTTCTGGTTTGGATGTCGGCAACATTGAAGAAGTTAAACAATCATTCGAATTGCTAAGCAGTTTGTCGGAATACAATACGGTGATTTTTTCCACGCATGACATAGAATTGGCTTTGCAATTGGCACAATCTATTTATGTTATTGGTCACCCAACAATCAATGGAGAAAAGAAAGATTACGGTACGATAGTGGCCAAATACGATTTACGTGAAATGGGATTGGCATGGAAAGAAGTTGGGGAAAAACACGACAAACTCTATGATGAAATTGTGCGTCAAATGATGAATTCTTAA
- a CDS encoding ABC transporter permease has translation MIKLFTPFEKIAKSQKAIILAVWVAILLLIWFLGTSGQKHLFPSPSQVLEGFRGLYNEGLVVHIFNSLKLCFISIVLAITIALLFAYSWPIPLLKPVSEFVTKFRFLPFTGLSFYITLVIHDARNMQIWIMVIFLTTFLTTSLIAVIKDIPEEEFDHAKTLKCSRWEVLWQVIVLGRIDYVIDAIRQNLAITWMMLVTVESIVVASGGLGFLIKNSDKFMNHGRIIALQIIILLIGLFLDWSINYLRKALFRYSKI, from the coding sequence ATGATAAAACTCTTCACGCCTTTTGAAAAAATTGCCAAGTCTCAAAAAGCTATCATTCTAGCCGTTTGGGTTGCTATTTTACTGCTGATTTGGTTCTTAGGAACTTCTGGGCAAAAACATCTTTTCCCTTCGCCTTCTCAGGTTTTGGAAGGTTTCAGAGGATTGTATAACGAAGGATTGGTGGTGCATATTTTCAACTCCTTAAAACTGTGTTTTATCTCCATTGTTTTGGCTATAACTATTGCTTTGCTTTTTGCTTACAGTTGGCCGATTCCATTATTAAAACCAGTGTCGGAATTTGTAACCAAATTTAGATTTCTCCCTTTTACTGGCTTGTCATTCTATATCACATTGGTTATCCACGATGCCCGAAATATGCAAATCTGGATTATGGTTATTTTTTTAACGACATTCTTAACAACCTCTTTAATTGCTGTGATTAAAGATATCCCGGAAGAAGAATTTGACCACGCCAAAACACTCAAATGCAGCCGATGGGAAGTTCTTTGGCAAGTCATAGTCTTAGGCAGAATCGATTATGTAATTGATGCTATCCGTCAAAATTTAGCCATTACTTGGATGATGTTGGTTACAGTAGAATCAATTGTTGTGGCTTCAGGAGGTTTAGGGTTTTTAATCAAAAACTCGGATAAGTTTATGAACCACGGCAGAATTATTGCCCTGCAAATTATCATTCTTTTGATTGGATTGTTTTTGGATTGGAGCATTAACTATTTGAGAAAAGCACTTTTTAGATATTCAAAAATATAA
- a CDS encoding GNAT family N-acetyltransferase produces the protein MEVRELTTIPEMLEQFSTIQFLYPNMTIERYEAFLKDMIPKSYKQAAVFEDNVCVGLTGFWFGTKLWTGKYIEIDNFIVHPDHRQKGIGTIISDYIDNKAKELECTCIVLDAFTGNFPAHKFYYNLGYVPRGFHFIKTIDENGFS, from the coding sequence ATGGAAGTCAGAGAACTCACCACCATACCCGAGATGCTGGAGCAATTCAGCACCATCCAATTTCTGTATCCGAATATGACCATCGAACGCTATGAAGCTTTCCTGAAAGATATGATTCCCAAGAGCTACAAACAAGCCGCTGTTTTCGAAGACAATGTTTGTGTCGGATTGACTGGCTTTTGGTTTGGCACGAAATTATGGACCGGAAAGTACATCGAAATCGATAATTTTATTGTGCATCCCGACCATCGGCAAAAAGGTATTGGCACCATAATTTCTGATTATATCGATAATAAAGCCAAAGAATTAGAGTGTACTTGTATCGTCTTAGATGCGTTTACCGGAAATTTTCCGGCGCACAAATTCTATTACAATTTAGGCTATGTACCCAGAGGTTTTCATTTTATTAAAACTATTGACGAAAATGGATTTTCATAA